A stretch of DNA from Phycisphaerales bacterium:
GCCCTTCCGCGAAACGCCGCGTACCGCCTTTCCCGCCTTTTCCGCTACCCTGCAAACGTGCGAGTCCTCCTCTTCACCGACACCCTCGCCGACGTCAACGGCGTCTCCCGCTTCATCATCAACCTCGCCGAGCACGCCCGCGCCACCGGTCATGACCTGCACGTCGCGACCTCCACCCGCTTCGCCTGCCCCAAGGCCGCCAACATCCACAACCTAAAACCCCTCGCGGCCGTCCGCATGCCGGGCTACCCCAACCTCGACCTCGCCCTCCCGCCCTGGCGCCGAATGCTCGCCCTCGCGCGCGAACTCAAGCCCGACGCCATCCACATCTCCACCCCCGGCCCCGTCGGCTGCGTCGGCCGCCTCGCGGCGAAAAAACTCCGCGTCCCGCTCCTGGGCGTCTACCACACCGACTTCCCCGCATACATCGACCGCCTCTTCGAGAACGAGCTCTTCACATCGATCTCGCGCCAGTGCATGCGCACCTTCTACCGCCCCTTCACGACCCTCTTCCCCCGCAGCACCGACTACGTCGGCGCGGTCCGAGCCCTCGGCATCAGGGCCGACATCCTTCCACTCCGCCCCGGCATCACCCTCGACCGCTTCCACCCGCGCTTCCGCGACCCCGCCATCTGGCTCACGCACGGCTCACGCCAGCCCCCGCACGCCCTGCGCATCCTCTACGTCGGCCGCCTCAGCATCGAGAAGAACATGCCCCTCCTCGCCGCCATCTGGCGCGATGCCGACGCACTGCTGCAGCAGCAGAACATCCCCGCCGAGCTCGTCATCGTCGGCGATGGCCCCTTCCGCGCCCAGCTCGAGCAGTCACTCGAGAACACCCGCACCCTCTTCCTCGGCTTCCGGTACAACGACGCGCTCTCCCGTCTCTACGCCAGCAGCGACCTCTTCCTCTTCCCCAGCGTCACCGACACGCTCGGCCAAGTTGTCATGGAAGCCCAGGCCTCCGGACTCCCCGCCCTCGTCACCGACCAGGGCGGCCCCAAAGAACTCGTCGTCAATGCCCGCACCGGCTTCGTCCTGCCCGCCGCCGACCCCGCCGTGTGGGTGCGCAGCATCAACGACCTCTGCGCCAACCCCACGCAGCGCCGCGTCATGTCCGCCGAAGCCCACGACCACCTGCAGCAGTTCTCAATGGCGGCAAGCTTCGACCAATGGTGGAGCGTGCACGAGCAACCGCTGTCAGGGAGAGCGTCGCACCCCGGACGGGCTCCCATCGTCGAGACTACCTCTGCGTGTTCCGCGTAAGGCTCACTTGGATGTAGCGAGCGCTTTGGCAAGCCGCTTGAGAACACGCAATGTCAGTGCGTCCTCGTTTCGCTCCATCCGTGACACTCTCGACTGTGGAACACCCAGCCGCCTCCCGAGCTCGGACTGTGTGACCCCTTGGCGCTTTCGCAGCGAGGCGATCCCATTCTCAATGATCTCGGGGAGGATGTCATTGGCGTCGTGCCACTTCGTCTTCTTACTGGTGAGGATCGCCGCCGCCTCGCGGATGAAGTCTTCGGACGGGCCCGACGACTTCTCGAGAGCGACCAGCGCCTCATACTCCTCGACAGGCACGATGCGATGGGTCACAACCCCTTCGTCATTGACGATTACACTCGGGAAGTTCTCCTTCTGCCCAGCCCTGCGTGATGGCTTCCTTGCTGCACGTTTGACAGCACTCACTTCATGCCTCCTCGAATGCCCTGCAACTGGCCAGCACCAGCCTGTCGCGTGAAGGGTCCCACTGCAGCGCGAGCCGGTGCGCTCCGAACTTCGCCCATCGCATCCCGGGCGGAACGTCGTGCCGCATAATCGGCACCGACGCGGCGGCGGGATCCGCGTCCAATCTCAGGAGCAGCTCTGCAAATGCAAGCTGATCCTCCAGATCGCAGGTTCGCACGTAGGTAAGCACCTGCCTCGAGACGTGGACGTGCCTGTGGAACGCGCGAGGCCGCCGCTGAGCAGGCCGCGCCAGCCACCGCTGGACCAATGCAATCAGACTGGACGGCGTCCTCGCCAAGCCCCGATCTCCCGCGCCCGATGCGAACCCGCTTATCGGGCGCGGTCATGTTCCGCCGGAAGGCGTGAAGTTGCAGGTGGCGCGGCGTCACTTGGAGAAGTATACCACACGAGATATATGCCGTGCAAGATATCGTCGTTTCACTCGCGCGCTTCTGGAGCCCCCGCCAGATCGTTCACCACCCCCATCAGCCCCGTCACCACCCGCGCCATCCGCTCATAATCCAGCTTGTCCGGCGTGTCCGTCGCCTTGTGGTAGTGGGGGTACCGGTACGGCGCCGTGTCCGTCACCATCAGCGCCGGGTACCCCTGCTTCCAGAACGACCAGTGGTCGCTCGCGCCCACCATCGGCACGAAGCTCGACAGAGCCGCGCCCTCGCTGGGGAAGTCCACCGTGCGCCGGAACGCGGCCACGCACCGCTTGACGAACACTTCCGCCTCGCCCATCCCCACGAACCCGATGAAGTTGCCCTTCTTCGGGTACACCGCGCCCACCGGCGGCGGGTAGCTCTGGCTCCCGTCCACATCCGTGAAGTACCCCATCGTCTCCAGGCTCAGCATGCCCACGATGTTGTCGCCGCGCTGCTTGCACGCCCGCGCGTACACCAGCGAGCCCATCTCATCGGTCCAGAAGAACGGCGGCTCCTCGTTCACGAACAGCACGAACCGCACCGTCCGCGCCATTGGCTTCCCGGCGTAGTGCCGCGCCAGCGCCATCGTCGCCGCAGTGCCGCTCCCGTTGTCGTTAGCCGCCGGGCACCCCTGCACCGCGTCGTAGTGCGCGCCCACGATGACGATCTCATCCGGCCGCGTTGTACCGCGCAGCTCCGCGATCAGGTTGCTGCACGCCACCCCGTTCACCGGGAACGTCTGCCACTCCACCCGGTAGCCGGCCTTCGCCAGCTGCGCCGCGATGTAGTCCTCCGCCGCCGCGAGCTTGTGCGGCTGGAACACGTTCCGCTCGCCGATCCGCCCCGCCAGCACCTGCACGTCCCGCCGCATCTCCTCGGCGAGCGACAGCTGCACCGGCGTGATCGCCGGCAGCGGGCCTTTGAAGCTGTCCCCTGGCATCATCACCGAGCACCGTGTGGACGCGAACAACACCGCCGCCACGCACACCGCCGCGGCAATCAGCAGCTTGACGCGCCGGCCGCGCTTCGGAATGACACTGGCCTGAGCAACCGCTTGATCCACCTG
This window harbors:
- a CDS encoding glycosyltransferase family 1 protein: MRVLLFTDTLADVNGVSRFIINLAEHARATGHDLHVATSTRFACPKAANIHNLKPLAAVRMPGYPNLDLALPPWRRMLALARELKPDAIHISTPGPVGCVGRLAAKKLRVPLLGVYHTDFPAYIDRLFENELFTSISRQCMRTFYRPFTTLFPRSTDYVGAVRALGIRADILPLRPGITLDRFHPRFRDPAIWLTHGSRQPPHALRILYVGRLSIEKNMPLLAAIWRDADALLQQQNIPAELVIVGDGPFRAQLEQSLENTRTLFLGFRYNDALSRLYASSDLFLFPSVTDTLGQVVMEAQASGLPALVTDQGGPKELVVNARTGFVLPAADPAVWVRSINDLCANPTQRRVMSAEAHDHLQQFSMAASFDQWWSVHEQPLSGRASHPGRAPIVETTSACSA
- a CDS encoding helix-turn-helix transcriptional regulator; protein product: MSAVKRAARKPSRRAGQKENFPSVIVNDEGVVTHRIVPVEEYEALVALEKSSGPSEDFIREAAAILTSKKTKWHDANDILPEIIENGIASLRKRQGVTQSELGRRLGVPQSRVSRMERNEDALTLRVLKRLAKALATSK
- a CDS encoding M28 family peptidase, encoding MAQVDQAVAQASVIPKRGRRVKLLIAAAVCVAAVLFASTRCSVMMPGDSFKGPLPAITPVQLSLAEEMRRDVQVLAGRIGERNVFQPHKLAAAEDYIAAQLAKAGYRVEWQTFPVNGVACSNLIAELRGTTRPDEIVIVGAHYDAVQGCPAANDNGSGTAATMALARHYAGKPMARTVRFVLFVNEEPPFFWTDEMGSLVYARACKQRGDNIVGMLSLETMGYFTDVDGSQSYPPPVGAVYPKKGNFIGFVGMGEAEVFVKRCVAAFRRTVDFPSEGAALSSFVPMVGASDHWSFWKQGYPALMVTDTAPYRYPHYHKATDTPDKLDYERMARVVTGLMGVVNDLAGAPEARE